A stretch of Gadus macrocephalus chromosome 17, ASM3116895v1 DNA encodes these proteins:
- the prkd4 gene encoding protein kinase D4: MCMSTRTHAQAHADLPGEDTTAIGDIAMTTLNPTAPESPGGPAVARSPPAPPAGPVGGAAWETEGPVLVQFQLGLSREVVRVAGGNVSYRHAKRLAMEIIARKAPYCSVVGPGERILLFRHQQGLQRLAQSDELQNGDLIEVIIAESAGVTEMKIRPHSLAVHSYRSPTFCHHCGEMLWGLVRQGLRCEGCGLDFHKRCAFMLPNDCSHTKRHIAASLSLFPPRRPRAPSLSSQTGGSLEEISLSKPNSRPASWAEPPMWLGVGYGDVVKTKVPHTFHIHSYTKPTVCQYCHRLLKGLFRQGLQCTDCRFNCHRRCELLVPRDCPGDRRGSSEQDSTANHSGKEESEDTESDLVSMTSLDSSDEETHADEDPLADSQAALLQQPPIGPCFSSFIPLMRVVQSVHHAKRRASCVLREGWLLHHTHIDTLRKRHYWVLDWKSITLYQNEGSSKFYKEIPLSEVLQVRGPTELSVAGLPGNRPHSLEVVTGPVVYCVQVQKDAQAWERDLRRALMPMLCSGDGAMVERANQGGAGGGGKAPGVGGRGLHREASADISLVYQIITDEMLGSGQFGVVFAGTHRTSGRSVAIKVIDKRRFPSHQDGQLKNEVTILQNLSHPGVVQMEAMFETVEHIFVVMEKLHGDMLEMILSSEKGRLPERNTRFLVTQVLEALRYLHLKHIAHCDLKPENVLLASTDPFPQVKLCDFGFARIIGEKSFRRSVVGTPAYLAPEVLCSGGYNRSLDMWSVGVVAYVSLSGTFPFNEDEDIGQQITNASFMYPRQPWATISLEAVSLISNLLQVSVRRRYSVGKALGHPWLQDFQLWCDLRAFEQRVGSRYLTHEGDEERWRRYAQERALVFPPQLCCDAGSSRPV; the protein is encoded by the exons ATGTGTAtgtctacacgcacacacgcgcaggcGCACGCCGACCTCCCTGGAGAAGATACTACTGCCATCG GTGACATCGCCATGACGACCTTGAACCCCACGGCCCCTGAGAGCCCCGGTGGCCCCGCCGTGGCCCGCTCCCCGCCCGCTCCCCCGGCGGggccggtggggggggcggcgtgGGAGACGGAGGGGCCGGTGTTGGTGCAGTTCCAGCTGGGTCTCTCCAGAGAGGTGGTGCGCGTTGCCGGGGGAAACGTCAGCTACCGCCACGCCAAGAGGCTGGCCATGGAGATCATCGCCCGCAAG gcccCCTACTGCAGCGTGGTGGGCCCGGGGGAGAGGATCCTGCTGTTCAGACACCAGCAGGGTCTGCAGCGCCTGGCCCAGAGCGACGAGCTGCAGAACGGAGACCTCATCGAGGTCATCATCGCAG AGTCGGCCGGCGTGACGGAGATGAAGATCCGCCCCCACTCTCTGGCGGTGCACTCGTACCGCTCCCCCACCTTCTGCCACCACTGTGGGGAGATGCTGTGGGGGCTGGTCCGCCAGGGCCTGAGATGtgaag gcTGTGGGCTGGACTTCCACAAGCGCTGTGCCTTCATGCTGCCCAACGACTGCAGCCACACCAAGCGTCACATCGCTGCCAGCCTCTCCCTGTTCCCGCCCCGGAGACCCAGGgcgccctccctctcctcgcaGACAGGGGGCAGTCTAGAGGAG atCAGCCTATCCAAGCCCAACTCGCGGCCGGCCTCGTGGGCGGAGCCTCCGATGTGGCTGGGGGTGGGCTACGGCGACGTGGTGAAGACCAAGGTCCCTCACACCTTCCACATCCACAGCTACACCAAGCCCACCGTCTGCCAGTACTGCCACCGGCTGCTCAAGGGCCTCTTCCGACAGGGGCTGCAGTGCACCG acTGCAGGTTTAACTGCCACAGACGCTGTGAGCTGCTGGTCCCTCGAGACTGTCCTGGGGATAGGAGAGGCAGCTCTGAACAAG ActccacagccaatcacagcggcAAAGAGGAGAGCGAGGACACAGAGTCGGACCTCGTTAGTATGACATCACTGGACAGCAGTGATGAGGAGACGCATGCTGATGAAGACCCATTGGCTGACAGCCAGGCAGCTTTGCTCCAGCAACCACCAATCGG TCCGTGTTTCAGCAGCTTCATCCCCCTGATGAGGGTAGTGCAGTCTGTGCACCATGCTAAGAGGAGAGCTAGCTGTGTGCTGAGGGAGGGGTGGCTGCTGCACCACACTCACATCGACACGCTG AGAAAACGTCACTACTGGGTGTTGGACTGGAAGAGCATCACTCTGTACCAGAACGAAGGCAGCAGCAAGTTCTACAAG gagatcCCTCTCTCGGAGGTGCTGCAGGTCCGGGGCCCCACGGAGCTCTCGGTGGCCGGGTTGCCGGGCAACCGGCCCCACTCGCTGGAGGTGGTGACGGGCCCGGTGGTGTACTGCGTGCAGGTGCAGAAGGACGCCCAGGCCTGGGAGCGGGACCTGCGGCGGGCCCTCATGCCCATGCTGTGCAGCGGCGACGGGGCCATGGTCGAACGGGCCAACCAGgggggagctggtggtggtggaaagGCCCCAGGAGTGGGGGGCCGAG GCCTGCACAGAGAAGCGAGTGCA GACATCAGCCTCGTGTACCAGATCATAACGGACGAGATGCTGGGCTCAGGCCAGTTCGGCGTCGTGTTCGCAG GTACCCACAGGACGTCGGGCCGCTCGGTGGCCATCAAGGTGATCGACAAGAGACGCTTCCCCTCCCACCAGGATGGCCAGCTGAAGAACGAAGTCACTATCCTACAG AACCTGTCCCACCCCGGGGTGGTGCAGATGGAGGCCATGTTTGAAACGGTGGAGCACATCTTCGTGGTGATGGAGAAGCTCCACGGGGACATGCTGGAGATGATCCTGTCCAGTGAGAAGGGCCGCCTCCCCGAGCGCAACACCCGCTTCCTGGTCACCCag gTCCTGGAGGCGCTCCGGTACCTGCATCTGAAGCACATCGCCCACTGCGACCTGAAGCCGGAGAACGTCCTGCTGGCCTCCACCGACCCCTTCCCCCAG gtgAAGCTGTGCGACTTCGGCTTCGCCCGCATCATCGGGGAGAAGTCGTTCCGCCGCTCGGTGGTGGGCACGCCGGCGTACCTGGCCCCCGAGGTGCTGTGCAGCGGCGGCTACAACCGCTCTCTGGACATGTGGTCGGTGGGCGTGGTGGCCTACGTCAGCCTCAGCGGCACCTTCCCCTtcaacgaggacgaggacatcGGCCAGCAGATCACCAACGCCTCCTTCATGTACCCCCGCCAGCCCTGGGCCACCATCTCCCTGGAAG CGGTGAGTCTGATCAGCAACCTGCTGCAGGTGTCTGTGAGGAGGAGGTACAGTGTGGGCAAGGCCCTGGGACACCCCTGGCTgcag GACTTCCAGCTGTGGTGTGACCTGCGGGCGTTTGAGCAGCGCGTGGGAAGCAGGTACCTGACCCACGAGGGTGACGAGGAGCGCTGGCGGCGCTACGCCCAGGAGAGGGCGCTGGTGTTCCCCCCGCAGCTGTGCTGCGATGCGGGCAGCAGCCGCCCCGTCTGA